A portion of the Krasilnikovia cinnamomea genome contains these proteins:
- a CDS encoding TauD/TfdA dioxygenase family protein, translating into MDQLALDAMKQLNTRTPEEYKLITVRPITPIIGAEVSDVDLSRDLDADRLDEVRRAFLAHHVLVFRDQTLTPEDHKRFAAHFGTLRTQPIDEGGDPVILELSSDSDSKFVAGDGWHCDGTADAEPSLGSMLYITRTPESGSGGDTMWANMHLAYEMLSPPMRDFLDGLTAVHDGLVPWQGYQPPDDYVVPKSEHPVVVRHPDTGRKLLFVNEGFTTHIAGLSKAESRALLDLLFGLVRTEPYLACRVRWTPGTLVFWDNRCTQHHAIWDYFPQSRYGQRITINGTRPRG; encoded by the coding sequence ATGGACCAGCTCGCGCTCGACGCGATGAAACAGCTCAACACCCGCACGCCCGAGGAGTACAAGCTCATCACGGTGCGGCCGATCACCCCGATCATCGGGGCCGAGGTGTCCGACGTGGACCTGAGCCGCGACCTGGACGCCGACCGGCTCGACGAGGTCCGGCGGGCGTTTCTCGCCCACCACGTGCTCGTGTTCCGCGACCAGACGCTGACCCCCGAGGACCACAAGCGCTTCGCGGCCCACTTCGGCACGCTGCGCACCCAGCCGATCGACGAGGGCGGCGACCCGGTGATCCTCGAGCTCAGCTCCGACTCCGACTCCAAGTTCGTCGCCGGGGACGGCTGGCACTGCGACGGCACCGCCGACGCCGAGCCCTCACTCGGCTCGATGCTCTACATCACCCGTACGCCGGAATCAGGCTCGGGCGGTGACACCATGTGGGCCAACATGCACCTGGCGTACGAGATGCTGTCGCCCCCGATGCGGGACTTCCTCGACGGGCTGACCGCCGTGCATGACGGCCTGGTGCCGTGGCAGGGGTATCAGCCGCCGGACGACTACGTCGTGCCCAAGAGCGAGCACCCGGTGGTCGTGCGCCACCCCGACACCGGGCGGAAGCTGCTGTTCGTCAACGAGGGCTTCACCACGCATATCGCCGGGCTGTCGAAGGCGGAGAGCCGGGCGTTGCTCGACCTGCTGTTCGGGCTGGTGCGGACCGAGCCGTACCTGGCCTGCCGGGTGCGCTGGACGCCGGGCACGCTCGTGTTCTGGGACAACCGCTGCACGCAGCACCACGCGATCTGGGACTACTTCCCGCAGTCCCGCTACGGCCAACGGATCACCATCAACGGCACCCGGCCCCGGGGGTGA
- a CDS encoding GSCFA domain-containing protein gives MTLETVDPWFSRVSGPAGPARLFCFPHAGGNPADFLAWAGPLAPDVELLLPNLPGRGTRLFEPPIGELGPLVEQLTGAVSRLADRPFALFGHSFGALVAFEIARALRRAGGPAPVALWVSGAEGPQLRSQRRRVHDMPDDELIDVLREYAGTSAELLEHRELVELILPGVRADFAMNERYTYRPEPPLALPIHVLHASDDPHVVTDPVAGWTRETTYPPHVTMFPGGHFFLREHEAAVAALLRAGLTAVDPRNPYQDQPARAFWRTGVAEPDPLDITDVWRPKFAMGQDDPIITAGSCFAREIGRALLERGMHWYVAELPPPGLSAAERADRHYGEFSFRTGNIYTTALLRQWVEWAFGKAEPPASSWEHDGRHFDPYRPSVDPAGFASLDDLLAARQTTLAAIRRAVETAACFVFTMGLTEVWADRADGTVFPSCPGTIRGTFDPDRHVLRNLTFFEVYEDLAATVELCRAVNPGLRVLLTVSPHPITATATGSHALVASTHTKAVLRAVAGELAAQRGDVDYFPSYELITGAPFRSRFYQANLRTVGPEGVAFVMRHFLGPTSVSSTADGGDLSCDDAVLDYYNAH, from the coding sequence GTGACACTCGAAACCGTCGACCCGTGGTTCAGCCGGGTGAGCGGACCGGCCGGACCGGCCCGGCTGTTCTGCTTCCCGCACGCGGGCGGCAACCCGGCGGATTTCCTGGCCTGGGCCGGCCCGCTCGCCCCCGACGTGGAACTGCTTCTGCCGAACCTGCCCGGGCGCGGCACTCGGCTGTTCGAGCCGCCGATCGGCGAGCTCGGCCCGCTCGTGGAGCAGCTCACCGGCGCGGTGAGCAGGCTTGCCGACCGGCCGTTCGCGCTGTTCGGGCACAGTTTCGGCGCGCTCGTCGCATTCGAGATCGCCCGGGCGCTGCGCCGGGCGGGCGGGCCGGCGCCGGTCGCGCTGTGGGTGTCGGGCGCCGAAGGGCCGCAGCTGCGCTCGCAGCGCCGACGGGTGCACGACATGCCCGACGACGAGCTGATCGACGTGCTGCGCGAGTATGCCGGTACCTCCGCCGAACTCCTCGAACATCGCGAGCTCGTCGAGCTGATCCTGCCCGGCGTGCGGGCCGACTTCGCGATGAACGAGCGCTACACGTACCGGCCGGAGCCGCCGCTGGCGCTGCCGATCCACGTGCTGCACGCCTCGGACGACCCGCACGTGGTCACCGACCCGGTGGCCGGCTGGACCCGGGAGACGACCTATCCGCCGCACGTCACGATGTTCCCCGGCGGGCACTTCTTCCTGCGTGAGCACGAAGCCGCCGTCGCCGCGCTGCTGCGGGCCGGGCTCACCGCCGTTGACCCGAGGAACCCGTACCAGGACCAGCCCGCCCGCGCCTTCTGGCGTACCGGCGTCGCCGAACCCGATCCCCTCGACATCACCGACGTGTGGCGGCCGAAGTTCGCCATGGGCCAGGACGACCCGATCATCACCGCCGGGTCGTGCTTCGCCCGGGAGATCGGCCGGGCACTGCTGGAGCGAGGGATGCATTGGTACGTCGCCGAGCTGCCGCCGCCCGGGCTGAGCGCCGCCGAGCGGGCCGACCGGCACTACGGCGAGTTCTCCTTCCGCACCGGCAACATCTACACGACAGCGCTGCTGCGGCAGTGGGTCGAGTGGGCGTTCGGGAAGGCCGAGCCACCTGCGTCGAGCTGGGAGCACGACGGGCGCCACTTCGACCCGTACCGGCCCTCCGTCGACCCGGCCGGCTTCGCGTCGCTGGATGACCTGCTCGCCGCCCGGCAGACGACTCTCGCCGCGATCCGGCGTGCGGTCGAGACGGCCGCCTGCTTCGTGTTCACCATGGGGCTGACCGAAGTCTGGGCCGACCGGGCCGACGGCACCGTCTTCCCCTCCTGTCCGGGAACCATCCGGGGCACCTTCGACCCCGATCGGCACGTGTTGCGCAACCTCACCTTCTTCGAGGTGTACGAGGATCTCGCGGCGACTGTCGAGCTGTGCCGGGCGGTCAACCCCGGGCTGCGGGTGCTGCTGACCGTGTCACCACACCCGATCACCGCGACCGCGACGGGCTCGCACGCGCTCGTCGCCAGCACGCACACCAAGGCGGTGCTGCGGGCGGTCGCCGGGGAGCTCGCCGCGCAGCGCGGCGACGTCGACTACTTCCCGTCCTACGAGCTGATCACCGGTGCGCCGTTCCGATCCCGTTTCTACCAGGCCAACCTGCGTACGGTCGGCCCCGAGGGGGTCGCGTTCGTGATGCGGCATTTCCTCGGGCCCACGTCGGTGTCGTCCACTGCGGATGGAGGTGACCTGTCCTGTGACGATGCCGTCCTCGACTACTACAACGCGCACTGA